In the Pedosphaera parvula Ellin514 genome, one interval contains:
- a CDS encoding RNA polymerase sigma factor, whose amino-acid sequence MTDTQQLLADYVRNGSETAFRELVTRYVDLVYSVAFRLVNRDAHLAQDIAQTVFVDLARIAPTLSKDVMLGGWLHRHTCYVASTFLRGERRRQLRENEAVQMNALHDHSDANLAQVAPILDEAINQLGEGDRTAIMLRFFAQHDFRTVGAAIGTNEDAARMRVNRALEKLHSLLKNRGVTLSAGALATALTAQAVTAAPIGLAATISTAALSSTATLIGVTKTIAMTTLQKTLLAATLIAAVGTGLYQAKQASALQTQVQALQQQQAPLAEKINQLIRDREDALRQLAALRDDNKRLSQNAAELPKLRSTVTRLNAAANPSTGSPAESAAKSWLARVEQLKERLKQNPEAGIPEFQLLSDEDWLGAVKGRNLSTEKDYRRAFSYLRNNAESKVASMMQPALSKYMKANNGQFPSDLSQLQPYFESPLDEAILQRFAILPAEEISSLGMGGDKVISQKAPVDAEYDQRFGIGPNGYGSAGNQAWNDTIGKDVNALKPVMKAYAASHNSLEPTEAADLMPYATTPEQQAALQRMIKVKEAQASAAK is encoded by the coding sequence ATGACCGACACCCAACAACTCCTCGCCGATTACGTCAGGAACGGCTCCGAAACCGCCTTCCGGGAACTGGTCACGCGCTATGTCGACCTCGTCTATTCGGTCGCCTTTCGGTTGGTCAATCGCGATGCCCACCTGGCCCAGGATATCGCGCAGACCGTTTTTGTTGACCTCGCCCGCATTGCTCCGACGCTTTCCAAGGATGTCATGCTCGGCGGTTGGTTGCATCGGCATACCTGCTACGTTGCGTCCACCTTCCTCCGGGGCGAACGCCGCCGTCAATTGCGTGAAAACGAAGCCGTCCAAATGAATGCGTTGCACGACCACTCCGACGCCAACCTCGCCCAGGTTGCGCCCATCCTCGACGAAGCCATCAACCAGCTCGGGGAAGGGGATCGCACCGCCATCATGCTCCGCTTCTTCGCGCAACACGACTTCCGCACCGTTGGCGCAGCCATCGGCACCAACGAGGACGCCGCCCGCATGCGAGTGAATCGCGCCTTGGAGAAACTCCATTCACTCCTTAAAAATCGCGGCGTCACTCTTTCAGCCGGCGCACTCGCCACTGCGCTCACCGCCCAAGCCGTCACCGCTGCCCCCATCGGCCTCGCTGCCACCATTTCCACCGCCGCCCTCAGCAGCACCGCAACTCTCATCGGAGTCACCAAAACGATTGCTATGACCACACTCCAAAAAACTCTCCTTGCCGCCACGCTCATCGCCGCCGTCGGCACGGGACTCTACCAAGCTAAACAAGCTTCCGCTCTCCAAACCCAGGTCCAGGCCCTCCAGCAACAACAAGCCCCGCTCGCGGAAAAAATCAATCAACTCATCCGCGACCGCGAAGACGCCTTGCGCCAATTGGCCGCCCTCCGCGACGACAACAAACGCCTCAGCCAGAACGCCGCTGAGTTGCCGAAACTGCGCAGCACAGTCACCCGCCTAAACGCAGCCGCAAATCCCTCTACGGGCAGCCCCGCCGAATCCGCCGCAAAATCCTGGTTGGCGCGAGTCGAGCAGCTCAAGGAAAGGCTGAAACAAAACCCTGAGGCAGGCATTCCCGAGTTCCAATTACTCAGCGACGAAGATTGGCTCGGAGCAGTGAAGGGCCGCAATCTGAGCACCGAAAAAGATTATCGCCGCGCCTTTAGCTACCTTCGCAACAATGCCGAGAGCAAGGTCGCTTCAATGATGCAGCCGGCCTTGAGCAAATACATGAAAGCCAACAACGGCCAATTTCCGAGCGACCTCTCTCAATTACAGCCATACTTTGAATCACCTCTGGATGAAGCCATCTTGCAGCGTTTTGCCATTCTGCCCGCCGAAGAAATCTCCAGTTTGGGCATGGGCGGAGATAAGGTTATCAGCCAAAAAGCACCTGTGGACGCCGAATACGATCAACGATTCGGCATAGGCCCGAACGGTTATGGCAGCGCCGGAAATCAAGCCTGGAACGATACCATCGGAAAAGATGTCAATGCTCTCAAGCCAGTGATGAAAGCCTATGCCGCCTCCCACAATAGCCTCGAACCAACCGAAGCCGCCGACCTGATGCCCTACGCCACTACCCCCGAACAACAAGCCGCCCTCCAACGAATGATTAAAGTCAAGGAAGCCCAGGCGTCCGCCGCAAAATAA
- a CDS encoding DUF5063 domain-containing protein — protein MNRSVEEFVNNVRKFCQWAESSQHEVQTARELLLALMQGVSYLPADYTEESETEYPERSREDWKADYKRFADFPFQYYWKIFSPCNLDEETPVTGDVHDDLADIYEDLWHGLQALDLGDATYARNYWYESYFIHWGHHASSAVYAVDEYFRKEYFRKLVEGE, from the coding sequence ATGAACCGCTCCGTCGAAGAATTTGTAAATAATGTGCGGAAGTTCTGCCAGTGGGCGGAATCGAGCCAGCATGAGGTCCAAACAGCGCGGGAATTACTGCTGGCGCTCATGCAGGGTGTTTCTTATCTGCCCGCCGATTATACGGAGGAAAGCGAGACAGAGTATCCAGAGCGTAGCCGCGAGGATTGGAAAGCTGATTATAAGCGGTTCGCCGATTTTCCATTTCAATATTACTGGAAGATTTTCTCCCCCTGCAACCTTGACGAAGAAACGCCTGTTACCGGGGACGTCCATGACGATCTGGCAGATATTTATGAGGACTTGTGGCATGGTTTGCAGGCTCTTGATCTGGGAGACGCCACATATGCCAGGAACTACTGGTATGAATCCTATTTCATCCATTGGGGTCACCATGCGTCGTCAGCCGTTTACGCCGTTGATGAGTATTTTAGGAAAGAGTATTTCCGGAAACTTGTGGAAGGGGAATAG
- the carB gene encoding carbamoyl-phosphate synthase large subunit → MNRDLLAKAKSLGFSDRQIAHLTGQTEDAVRAERKKLGLIPSYRLVDTCAAEFEAYTPYYYSTYDRGDDEIRPSDTRKVMILGGGPNRIGQGIEFDYCCVHAAFALKEDGFETLMVNSNPETVSTDYDTSDKLFFEPLTLEDVLHIYEREKCWGAIAQFGGQTPLNLALALQKNGVNIIGTSPQSIEIAEDRKLFAAMLNKLNIPQPPNGLATNEAEALEASRRLGYPVLVRPSFVLGGRAMQIVYSDSELTHYMRFAVEASPERPVLVDKFLEDAAEVDVDCITDVGHFSDPKQGTIVIGGMLEHIEYAGVHSGDAAMVLPPHSLSQKVIQTIREYTHAMARELKVIGLMNVQYAVKGDTVYVLEVNPRASRTVPFVSKAIGVPLAKLAAKVMAGKKLTELGFTEEVWTKYWAVKESVFPFNRFHGQDILLSPEMRSTGEVMGLDADLGIAYAKSQMAANSPLPLSGRVFISVSDAHKDEVSSVAKLFVDLGFELISTSGTAAILEKAGLKVQRLFKLAEGRPNAVDLLKNREIQLVINTPAGQSPRADEIKIRTTAVYTNTPIMTTLSGAKAAALGIAALKKSGYAVKKESDYAVKTLQEYH, encoded by the coding sequence ATGAATCGTGACCTGTTAGCCAAAGCAAAGTCGTTGGGTTTTTCGGACCGGCAAATCGCGCATCTCACCGGCCAGACGGAGGATGCCGTTCGCGCTGAACGCAAGAAACTCGGTTTGATTCCGAGCTACCGGCTGGTGGATACCTGCGCCGCCGAGTTTGAAGCTTATACGCCCTATTATTATTCCACGTACGATCGTGGTGACGATGAGATTCGCCCTTCCGACACGCGCAAGGTGATGATTTTGGGCGGCGGTCCAAACCGCATTGGCCAGGGAATTGAGTTTGATTATTGCTGCGTGCATGCGGCGTTCGCGCTGAAGGAAGATGGCTTCGAAACGTTGATGGTGAATTCGAATCCGGAGACGGTTTCAACGGATTATGATACGAGCGACAAATTGTTCTTTGAACCGTTGACGCTGGAAGATGTGCTGCACATTTACGAGCGGGAGAAGTGCTGGGGAGCAATCGCGCAATTCGGTGGACAAACACCTTTGAACCTGGCGCTCGCGTTGCAGAAGAATGGTGTCAACATCATCGGCACTTCGCCGCAGAGTATTGAAATCGCGGAAGATCGCAAGCTGTTCGCGGCGATGTTGAACAAGCTGAATATTCCGCAGCCACCGAACGGTTTGGCGACGAACGAAGCGGAGGCGCTGGAGGCATCGCGCAGACTGGGTTACCCGGTGTTGGTGCGGCCTTCGTTCGTGCTGGGCGGCCGGGCGATGCAGATTGTTTATTCTGATTCGGAGTTGACTCATTACATGCGGTTCGCGGTTGAGGCGTCGCCGGAGCGGCCGGTGTTGGTGGACAAATTTTTGGAAGATGCCGCGGAAGTGGATGTGGATTGCATCACGGATGTGGGGCATTTCAGTGATCCGAAGCAAGGGACAATTGTGATTGGCGGGATGCTGGAGCACATCGAATACGCGGGTGTGCATTCCGGTGACGCGGCGATGGTGTTGCCGCCGCATTCGTTGTCGCAGAAGGTGATTCAGACGATTCGTGAATATACGCATGCGATGGCGCGCGAGTTGAAGGTGATCGGCCTGATGAATGTGCAGTACGCCGTGAAGGGCGACACTGTTTACGTGCTGGAGGTGAATCCCCGGGCATCGCGCACGGTGCCGTTCGTGAGCAAGGCGATTGGGGTTCCGCTGGCGAAGCTGGCGGCGAAAGTGATGGCTGGCAAGAAGCTGACAGAGCTGGGCTTTACCGAAGAGGTCTGGACGAAATATTGGGCGGTGAAGGAATCGGTGTTTCCATTCAACCGTTTTCATGGCCAGGATATTTTGCTTTCGCCGGAAATGCGCTCCACCGGCGAAGTGATGGGCTTGGATGCGGATTTGGGAATTGCGTATGCGAAATCGCAAATGGCGGCAAACTCTCCCCTGCCCTTGAGCGGCCGGGTGTTCATCAGCGTGAGCGATGCGCATAAAGATGAAGTCTCGTCCGTGGCGAAGCTTTTCGTGGATCTCGGTTTCGAGTTGATTTCAACCAGCGGCACAGCGGCGATATTGGAGAAGGCGGGATTGAAAGTGCAACGGTTGTTTAAACTTGCGGAAGGCCGGCCCAACGCGGTGGATTTGTTGAAGAATCGCGAGATTCAACTGGTCATCAACACTCCTGCCGGACAGTCACCGCGGGCGGACGAAATCAAGATTCGCACGACGGCTGTTTATACCAACACGCCGATCATGACGACGTTGAGTGGCGCGAAGGCGGCGGCGTTGGGTATCGCGGCGCTGAAGAAGAGCGGTTACGCGGTCAAGAAAGAGAGCGATTACGCAGTCAAGACGCTTCAGGAATACCACTGA